A window of the Dehalococcoidales bacterium genome harbors these coding sequences:
- a CDS encoding aldehyde ferredoxin oxidoreductase N-terminal domain-containing protein — MRYGIMGTDIEVNLSRGSIEKVQTDLALVEDFLGGKGKNVKILWDRVPAGVDAFSPDNLLIISAGALVGTMAPAANRTTITFKSPIIDTHCYSILGGYFAAELKFAGYDSLVFSGKSPTPVYLLIDNDRVELRDASHLWGKDTHETESILREELKDDRIEIMCVGPAGENRVYTASIQHGVGASASRGGAGAVMGDKKLKAIAVRGTKDVNVANPARLSELCQSIRDRTGPVGTHLFDRFGYSRIQRYARGVDYGYGNKPLPPELQHSLKRMGDTAQNFINRKADRRVDCYNCGLRCIHAYPLPDGDYAYIKCSNLVQALRCTRILDLDFGVTFYYWCERYGLDAKAITSQIHLAVKLYENGILTREDTGMHLEWENPEVALSLMKQIAHRQGIGDVLADGVYRAAQRIGRGAEDFVRHIKKLELVPSGRDGERGAGALSSAIADKGDSSKLIGSTPDNLWERAWEGTHVPNLEDKEAYLNSEYFQFPGEFKKYISIEEEPADDDYEGICQFIAYNEETFTLSDATGICNYLIGHHGSPPISGRPLIAGLISAATGLDIDEAEATRIARRIINLVKACKVRDGLSRKDDSLTDRRTQKASGGDKPARSLLDRCIDRYYELRGWDNDGIPTSETLVKLGLDDVRQELEQRGFIKALAAAE; from the coding sequence ATGCGGTACGGTATCATGGGGACTGATATCGAAGTTAACCTGTCCCGCGGCAGTATTGAAAAGGTACAGACTGACCTCGCCCTGGTCGAGGATTTCCTGGGAGGCAAAGGGAAGAATGTCAAAATACTGTGGGATCGTGTTCCCGCCGGGGTTGATGCCTTCTCCCCGGATAATCTACTGATAATCAGCGCCGGCGCCCTGGTCGGCACGATGGCGCCTGCGGCTAATCGCACCACCATTACCTTCAAATCTCCAATAATAGACACGCACTGCTATTCTATTCTGGGTGGTTACTTTGCCGCCGAATTGAAATTTGCCGGGTACGATTCGCTTGTCTTTTCCGGCAAATCACCCACTCCGGTGTATCTATTGATAGATAACGACCGCGTGGAGCTACGTGACGCCAGCCACCTCTGGGGCAAAGATACCCATGAAACCGAGAGCATCCTCCGCGAAGAGCTGAAAGATGACCGGATTGAAATCATGTGCGTTGGGCCGGCTGGGGAGAACAGGGTTTATACTGCCAGTATCCAGCATGGTGTTGGCGCCAGTGCCAGCCGCGGCGGGGCCGGCGCTGTCATGGGAGACAAAAAGCTGAAGGCAATCGCGGTCCGCGGTACTAAAGATGTGAACGTCGCCAACCCGGCCCGACTCTCAGAATTATGTCAGTCCATTCGTGACCGGACCGGACCGGTAGGCACCCATCTTTTTGACCGCTTCGGTTACTCGCGGATTCAGAGATACGCCCGGGGTGTAGACTATGGTTATGGCAATAAACCGCTTCCTCCCGAGCTACAGCATAGTCTCAAGCGCATGGGGGACACCGCCCAGAATTTCATAAACAGAAAAGCTGACCGGCGGGTAGACTGTTACAATTGTGGACTGCGTTGTATCCATGCTTACCCCCTCCCTGACGGCGACTATGCCTATATCAAGTGCTCTAACCTGGTGCAGGCACTCCGCTGTACCAGAATACTGGACCTTGACTTTGGCGTAACCTTCTACTATTGGTGTGAGAGATATGGCCTTGACGCCAAAGCCATTACCAGTCAGATTCATCTCGCCGTAAAGCTCTATGAGAACGGTATCTTAACCAGAGAAGACACGGGGATGCATCTGGAATGGGAAAATCCTGAGGTGGCCCTCTCCCTGATGAAACAAATCGCTCACCGCCAGGGTATTGGTGATGTCCTGGCTGATGGCGTTTACCGGGCCGCCCAGAGAATAGGCAGAGGCGCCGAAGACTTCGTCCGCCATATTAAAAAACTGGAACTCGTCCCATCAGGTCGGGATGGTGAGCGTGGGGCCGGGGCACTGAGTAGCGCTATCGCTGATAAGGGGGATTCCAGTAAGCTGATTGGCTCAACGCCGGATAACCTCTGGGAGCGGGCCTGGGAAGGTACCCATGTTCCCAACCTTGAAGATAAGGAAGCCTATCTCAATTCAGAGTACTTCCAGTTCCCCGGGGAATTCAAAAAGTACATCTCCATTGAAGAGGAGCCGGCTGACGATGACTATGAGGGTATCTGCCAGTTTATTGCCTATAATGAGGAAACCTTTACCCTGTCTGATGCCACCGGAATTTGCAACTACCTGATAGGGCACCATGGCTCACCGCCGATAAGTGGACGCCCTCTGATTGCCGGTTTAATTTCCGCCGCCACCGGCCTGGATATTGATGAGGCCGAAGCTACCAGGATTGCCCGACGGATAATAAATCTGGTCAAAGCCTGCAAGGTCAGGGACGGCCTGAGCCGAAAAGACGATAGTCTAACCGATAGACGAACCCAAAAAGCCTCAGGGGGAGACAAGCCAGCCCGCAGCCTGCTCGACAGGTGTATTGACCGCTACTATGAACTCAGGGGCTGGGATAATGACGGCATCCCCACCAGTGAGACCCTGGTGAAACTGGGACTGGATGACGTACGTCAGGAATTAGAACAAAGAGGATTCATCAAAGCCCTCGCTGCGGCAGAGTAA
- a CDS encoding amidohydrolase family protein, translating into MLADNKVVDVHYHVVSPKLAKEISGCVPVPDIFRPEQLTTEEEQLETAEKNGVHILWVSSRTLRHYVGPKEVPASSPHVLTVARVTNDYLASVCQRYPGRFMAFADIPLAYGDAAIIEMRRGLTGLGLHGICLQTNYDGKPLDAPEFEPFFNEANRLKAVIHVHPIAPRVAEEAFQGSSAASSVLGFTYDTTLTFIRLAYAGVLERYPDLTFILSHAGGTIPFLWWRINMPYDGNRPGTRDHIKYPPTSYLERCYYDTALTDTETLMFTRRRVGDHLMFGTDRPYGPRDGLQHSLKSVRAMRIPEETKAKIMSGNALALSRRSLPE; encoded by the coding sequence ATGTTAGCCGACAATAAGGTAGTAGACGTCCATTACCACGTTGTCTCACCGAAACTGGCTAAGGAGATCAGCGGCTGCGTACCGGTGCCTGATATCTTCAGACCGGAACAGCTGACCACGGAAGAGGAACAGCTGGAGACCGCCGAAAAGAACGGGGTTCATATTCTCTGGGTTTCTTCCCGAACTTTGAGGCACTATGTCGGGCCAAAGGAGGTCCCGGCTTCATCTCCTCATGTTCTTACCGTAGCCCGCGTCACCAATGATTATCTGGCCTCTGTCTGTCAGCGCTATCCCGGGCGATTCATGGCCTTCGCTGATATCCCCCTTGCCTATGGCGATGCCGCTATTATCGAGATGAGGCGAGGTCTTACCGGGCTTGGCCTTCATGGCATTTGCCTGCAGACTAACTATGATGGGAAGCCTCTCGACGCTCCGGAATTCGAGCCGTTCTTTAATGAAGCCAATCGACTCAAGGCGGTTATTCATGTCCATCCAATCGCCCCCAGAGTTGCGGAAGAGGCGTTTCAGGGTTCTTCCGCAGCCAGTTCAGTATTGGGTTTCACCTATGATACCACCCTGACTTTTATCCGGCTGGCCTATGCCGGCGTCCTGGAGCGGTACCCTGACCTTACCTTCATCCTGAGCCATGCCGGGGGGACGATCCCCTTTCTCTGGTGGCGGATAAATATGCCCTATGACGGCAACCGCCCCGGCACCCGTGACCATATCAAGTACCCGCCCACCAGCTATCTGGAACGCTGCTACTACGACACGGCACTCACTGACACGGAAACATTGATGTTCACCCGTAGGAGGGTTGGTGACCACCTCATGTTCGGCACAGACCGTCCCTACGGCCCCAGAGATGGTCTCCAGCACTCATTGAAGTCGGTCAGGGCAATGAGAATACCAGAGGAAACGAAGGCTAAGATTATGA